A genomic region of Miscanthus floridulus cultivar M001 chromosome 3, ASM1932011v1, whole genome shotgun sequence contains the following coding sequences:
- the LOC136544193 gene encoding uncharacterized protein: MGYYLIDGIYPQWTTFVKTITNPQENKKKYFAKAQEAVRKDVKRAFGVLQAQFVIVRGPARMWDKVTLRQIMTACVIMHNMIVEDERSEDEDKDVQYEGVGQLVRPTPHEVHNRTREFREFLQAHHNITNRQIHTQLQQDLIEHLW; this comes from the coding sequence ATGGGGTACTACCTTATAGATGGCATCTACCCTCAATGGACGACATTTGTGAAGACCATAACAAATCCCCAAGAGAACAAGAAGAAATATTTTGCCAAGGCACAAGAAGCGGTTAGAAAGGACGTGAAAAGGGCTTTTGGGGTTCTTCAAGCTCAATTTGTCATTGTTCGTGGACCAGCTCGTATGTGGGATAAAGTGACACTTAGACAAATAATGACAGCTTGtgtcatcatgcacaacatgattGTTGAAGACGAGCgaagtgaagatgaagacaaaGACGTCCAATACGAGGGTGTCGGCCAGCTTGTGAGACCTACTCCACATGAAGTTCATAATCGTACACGGGAGTTCCGTGAATTCCTACAAGCTCATCACAATATCACAAATAGGCAAATCCACACCCAACTTCAGCAAGATCTTATCGAGCACCTCTGGTAG
- the LOC136542046 gene encoding uncharacterized protein isoform X1 — protein MAAGAYREFKALSEAADRKFARARDLPLYGGGDHHSRKAFKAYTRLWRLQQDRRRELVAGGLRRWEIGEVASRIGQLYYAHYLRTAEPRSLVGAYVFYEAIYSRGYFGAAVAGADGGGSSRHQALLIRYKELRFIARFLVVAMLMRRPEAVDHLAGRLRALVEETKAAYPKTNFKEWKQVLQELGRFLKADGAYKGSRSLRYDNLFDSYPSNLASIARFHSKRVLKLKEAVLTSYRRNEIKFTELTLDTFRMLQCLEWEPTGSYQIAAKELTENGTVSDQSGPSGLIDIHLSTEISDGSLPSNPQKAIIYHPTAAHLLAVLATICEELSQDSILLIYISASESSEQSFASQKLGSSSSSRARVASAFPIDKPNSHTCSDNHLWLGPRGSGGPNNLYPEDLIPFTRYPLFLVIDSENSHAFKAIHNAEKGEPAALLLSPRTSSAMPGVESTAHGSQFTYFLTAPMQAFCQLAGITSDIDTDTYANAENILFSALEEYEGILCTSVGLNNVWGQILPDPFLRRLILRFIFYRAVLFYFHSDEHEHLPTCLPSLPESVSPNAEAIRTPILSLAENLVVSDRFNFRDSTRNKK, from the exons ATGGCCGCCGGCGCGTACCGGGAGTTCAAGGCGCTGTCCGAGGCGGCGGACCGCAAGTTCGCGCGCGCGCGGGACCTGCCGCTCTACGGCGGCGGGGACCACCACAGCCGGAAGGCGTTCAAGGCCTACACGCGGCTCTGGCGCCTGCAGCAGGACCGCCGCCGGGAGCTCGTCGCTGGCGGCCTCCGCCGCTGGGAGATCGGCGAGGTGGCCTCCCGGATCGGCCAGCTCTACTACGCGCACTACCTCCGCACCGCCGAGCCGCGCTCGCTCGTCGGCGCCTACGTCTTCTACGAGGCCATCTACAGCCGCGGCTACTTTGGCGCCGCGGTTGCGGGggcggacggcggcggcagcagccggCACCAGGCACTCCTGATCCGGTACAAGGAGCTTCGGTTCATCGCGCGGTTCCTCGTCGTGGCCATGCTGATGCGGCGGCCCGAGGCGGTGGACCACCTCGCCGGACGCTTACGTGCGCTCGTCGAGGAGACGAAGGCCGCGTACCCC AAAACAAACTTCAAGGAATGGAAGCAAGTGCTTCAAGAACTTGGCAGATTTTTGAAGGCTGATGGAGCATACAAAGGATCTAGATCACTAAGATATGACAACTTGTTTGATTCTTATCCATCAAACCTTGCATCTATTGCACGATTCCATTCAAAAAGGGTGCTGAAACTGAAGGAAGCTGTGCTAACAAGTTACCGCAGAAATGAG ATCAAGTTCACAGAACTAACTTTGGATACATTCAGAATGCTACAGTGTTTGGAATGGGAGCCCACTGGGTCTTATCAGATTGCTGCTAAAGAACTTACAGAAAATGGCACTGTAAGTGATCAGAGTGGACCCTCTGGTCTGATTGATATTCACCTGTCAACAGAAATATCTGATGGAAGTCTTCCTTCAAATCCTCAAAAAGCAATCATATATCATCCTACAGCCGCTCATCTTTTAGCG GTTCTTGCAACAATTTGCGAAGAGCTCTCTCAAGATAGCATTTTACTCATCTATATATCAGCGTCAG AGTCCTCTGAGCAGAGTTTTGCTAGTCAAAAGCTTGGCTCTAGCTCATCATCTCGTGCAAGGGTTGCTTCTGCCTTCCCCATTGATAAGCCAAATTCACATACCTGTTCTGATAATCATCTATGGCTTGGTCCCCGTGGAAGTGGAG GTCCAAACAATCTTTatccagaagatctgattccatTTACAAGATATCCACTGTTCCTTGTAATTGATAGTGAAAATAGCCATGCATTCAAG GCCATACATAATGCAGAGAAGGGAGAACCAGCTGCTTTATTACTTTCTCCCAGGACATCATCAGCCATGCCTGGAGTAGAATCCACGGCTCACGGAAGCCAGTTTACATACTTCCTCACTGCTCCAATGCAAGCCTTCTGCCAACTAGCTGGAATAACTTCTGACATAGATACC GATACGTACGCAAATGCAGAGAACATACTTTTCTCTGCTTTGGAAGAATATGAAGGAATCCTCTGCACTTCTGTTGGGTTAAACAATGTCTGGGGGCAAATTTTACCAGACCCATTTCTCAGACGGCTGATTCTCAG GTTTATTTTCTATCGAGCAGTGCTCTTCTATTTCCACTCAGATGAGCACGAACATCTACCGACCTGCCTACCCAGTCTTCCAGAGTCAGTCTCTCCAAATGCAGAAGCCATCAGAACTCCTATCCTTTCGCTCGCAGAAAACCTTGTCGTCAGCGATCGGTTTAACTTCCGGGACTCCACACGCAACAAGAAATGA
- the LOC136542046 gene encoding uncharacterized protein isoform X2 yields MAAGAYREFKALSEAADRKFARARDLPLYGGGDHHSRKAFKAYTRLWRLQQDRRRELVAGGLRRWEIGEVASRIGQLYYAHYLRTAEPRSLVGAYVFYEAIYSRGYFGAAVAGADGGGSSRHQALLIRYKELRFIARFLVVAMLMRRPEAVDHLAGRLRALVEETKAAYPKTNFKEWKQVLQELGRFLKADGAYKGSRSLRYDNLFDSYPSNLASIARFHSKRVLKLKEAVLTSYRRNEIKFTELTLDTFRMLQCLEWEPTGSYQIAAKELTENGTVSDQSGPSGLIDIHLSTEISDGSLPSNPQKAIIYHPTAAHLLAVLATICEELSQDSILLIYISASESSEQSFASQKLGSSSSSRARVASAFPIDKPNSHTCSDNHLWLGPRGSGGPNNLYPEDLIPFTRYPLFLVIDSENSHAFKAGHT; encoded by the exons ATGGCCGCCGGCGCGTACCGGGAGTTCAAGGCGCTGTCCGAGGCGGCGGACCGCAAGTTCGCGCGCGCGCGGGACCTGCCGCTCTACGGCGGCGGGGACCACCACAGCCGGAAGGCGTTCAAGGCCTACACGCGGCTCTGGCGCCTGCAGCAGGACCGCCGCCGGGAGCTCGTCGCTGGCGGCCTCCGCCGCTGGGAGATCGGCGAGGTGGCCTCCCGGATCGGCCAGCTCTACTACGCGCACTACCTCCGCACCGCCGAGCCGCGCTCGCTCGTCGGCGCCTACGTCTTCTACGAGGCCATCTACAGCCGCGGCTACTTTGGCGCCGCGGTTGCGGGggcggacggcggcggcagcagccggCACCAGGCACTCCTGATCCGGTACAAGGAGCTTCGGTTCATCGCGCGGTTCCTCGTCGTGGCCATGCTGATGCGGCGGCCCGAGGCGGTGGACCACCTCGCCGGACGCTTACGTGCGCTCGTCGAGGAGACGAAGGCCGCGTACCCC AAAACAAACTTCAAGGAATGGAAGCAAGTGCTTCAAGAACTTGGCAGATTTTTGAAGGCTGATGGAGCATACAAAGGATCTAGATCACTAAGATATGACAACTTGTTTGATTCTTATCCATCAAACCTTGCATCTATTGCACGATTCCATTCAAAAAGGGTGCTGAAACTGAAGGAAGCTGTGCTAACAAGTTACCGCAGAAATGAG ATCAAGTTCACAGAACTAACTTTGGATACATTCAGAATGCTACAGTGTTTGGAATGGGAGCCCACTGGGTCTTATCAGATTGCTGCTAAAGAACTTACAGAAAATGGCACTGTAAGTGATCAGAGTGGACCCTCTGGTCTGATTGATATTCACCTGTCAACAGAAATATCTGATGGAAGTCTTCCTTCAAATCCTCAAAAAGCAATCATATATCATCCTACAGCCGCTCATCTTTTAGCG GTTCTTGCAACAATTTGCGAAGAGCTCTCTCAAGATAGCATTTTACTCATCTATATATCAGCGTCAG AGTCCTCTGAGCAGAGTTTTGCTAGTCAAAAGCTTGGCTCTAGCTCATCATCTCGTGCAAGGGTTGCTTCTGCCTTCCCCATTGATAAGCCAAATTCACATACCTGTTCTGATAATCATCTATGGCTTGGTCCCCGTGGAAGTGGAG GTCCAAACAATCTTTatccagaagatctgattccatTTACAAGATATCCACTGTTCCTTGTAATTGATAGTGAAAATAGCCATGCATTCAAGGCAG GCCATACATAA
- the LOC136546406 gene encoding plant cysteine oxidase 1-like — MDGDRSEVQRLYDACGAVFSPWTGGGLPTLTQIGWLQDILDGMKAADVGIDAGGGDGERSFSSSSDDERSPRGRRFLSARAFTRITYVHIHECDDFSIGVFCFPAGATMPLHDHPQMAVLSKLLYGSMRVSSYDWVTAPCSGPRKGGLAKVVAVDELREAPCKASVLFPRSGGNIHALTAVTPCALLDVLAPPYAEDLGRPSTYFSDTPIPALPGTHLHAYVSCMPDPFIFMSIIP, encoded by the exons ATGGACGGTGACCGGAGCGAGGTGCAGCGGCTGTACGACGCGTGCGGCGCCGTGTTCTCGCCGTGGACGGGCGGAGGGCTCCCGACGCTCACGCAGATCGGGTGGCTGCAGGACATCCTCG ACGGGATGAAGGCGGCCGACGTCGGGATCGACGCCGGCGGCGGAGATGGAGAGAggtccttctcctcctcttcgGACGACGAGAGGAGCCCGCGGGGGCGGCGGTTTCTCTCGGCGCGGGCGTTCACGCGGATCACCTACGTGCACATCCACGAGTGCGACGATTTCTCG ATAGGCGTGTTCTGCTTCCCGGCGGGCGCGACGATGCCGCTGCACGACCACCCGCAGATGGCGGTGCTGAGCAAGTTGCTCTACGGCTCCATGCGCGTCAGCTCGTACGACTGGGTCACCGCGCCGTGCTCCGGCCCAAGAAAGG GCGGTTTAGCCAAGGTGGTGGCGGTGGACGAGCTCCGGGAGGCGCCGTGCAAGGCGTCGGTGCTGTTCCCCCGGAGCGGCGGCAACATCCACGCCCTCACTGCCGTCACGCCGTGCGCTCTCCTCGACGTGCTCGCGCCGCCGTACGCGGAGGACCTTGGGCGCCCGTCCACCTATTTCTCCGACACCCCTATTCCTGCTCTCCCAGGTACGCACCTACATGCATATGTATCATGTATGCCAGACCCTTTTATTTTTATGTCGATAATACCGTAA
- the LOC136546408 gene encoding peroxidase 17-like, translated as MAVPRGCLPLVAVVAVFLAFLCCRGEAAVRELKVGYYAETCPEAEDIVRETMARARAREARSVASVMRLQFHDCFVNGCDGSVLMDATPTMPGEKDALSNIDSLRSFEVVDEIKEALEERCPGVVSCADIVIMAARDAVVLTGGPNWEVRLGRDDSLTASQEDSDNIMPSPRANASALIRLFAGLNLSVTDLVALSGSHSIGEARCFSIVFRLYNQSGSGRPDPHMDAAYRRALDALCPKGGDEEVTGGLDATPRVFDNQYFKDLVALRGFLNSDQTLFSDNARTRRVVKRFSEDQDAFFRAFIEGMIKMGELQNPRKGEIRRNCRVANCSPVASRVVDI; from the exons atGGCGGTCCCCCGCGGGTGCCTCCCCCTGGTCGCCGTCGTCGCCGTGTTCCTCGCGTTCCTCTGCTGCCGCGGCGAGGCGGCGGTGAGGGAGCTCAAGGTCGGGTACTACGCCGAGACGTGCCCGGAGGCCGAGGACATCGTCCGCGAGACcatggcgcgcgcgcgcgcacgcgAGGCCCGCAGCGTCGCCTCCGTCATGCGCCTCCAgttccacgactgcttcgtcaAC GGGTGCGACGGCTCGGTGCTGATGGACGCCACGCCGACGATGCCCGGCGAGAAGGACGCGCTGTCCAACATCGATTCCCTGCGCTCGTTCGAGGTCGTCGACGAGATCAAGGAGGCGCTGGAGGAGCGCTGCCCCGGCGTGGTCTCCTGCGCCGACATCGTCATCATGGCCGCCCGCGACGCCGTCGTCCTG ACCGGTGGGCCCAACTGGGAGGTGCGGCTCGGGCGCGACGACAGCCTGACGGCGAGCCAGGAGGACTCGGACAACATCATGCCGAGCCCGCGCGCCAACGCGAGCGCGCTCATCCGCCTCTTCGCGGGGCTCAACCTCAGCGTCACCGACCTCGTCGCGCTCTCGGGCTCGCACTCCATCGGCGAGGcccgctgcttctccatcgtcttCCGCCTCTACAACCAGTCCGGATCCGGCCGCCCCGACCCCCACATGGACGCCGCCTACCGCCGCGCGCTCGACGCGCTCTGCCCCAAGGGCGGCGACGAGGAGGTCACGGGAGGCCTGGACGCCACCCCGCGCGTCTTCGAcaaccagtacttcaaggacCTCGTCGCGCTCCGCGGCTTCCTCAACTCCGACCAGACGCTCTTCTCTGACAACGCCAGGACCCGCCGCGTTGTCAAGCGGTTCAGCGAGGACCAGGACGCCTTCTTCAGGGCCTTCATCGAGGGGATGATCAAGATGGGGGAGCTGCAAAACCCCAGGAAAGGGGAGATACGGCGCAACTGCCGCGTTGCTAACTGCTCGCCGGTGGCGTCCCGAGTCGTCGACATCTGA